In Thermosynechococcus sichuanensis E542, a single genomic region encodes these proteins:
- a CDS encoding MFS transporter translates to MVSSGPKPRPEGFAALMRNKNFLKLWGGQIISQLADKIFLVLLITLAVSYDASYELPGSKASAVMIANTLPAVFFGSTAGTFVDRYPKRELMSITNMLRGLLVFALIFIPKRFTLLLLIAFSESILTQFFAPAEQAAIPLLVKEENLLSANALFITTMMGSLVVGFAIGEPLLSGAVAIGGGYAREVVVGALYIMAGLVLASIRYREAVHERDRHLNVWQDLQEGFHYVRKNRLLGNAMLQLTILYCVFAALTVLAVGLAQEIGLRPNQFGFLLAAAGLGLILGAGILGQWGEKLHHRPLPLIGFLVMAAVLLVFAFVHHLWVGLGLSILLGMGASLIGIPMQTLIQIRTPATMRGKVFGFQNNIVNIALSVPLAIAGILSDFLGLTVVMVGMGGVVAIAGIWAWRNTRAVLEDVI, encoded by the coding sequence ATGGTAAGTTCTGGTCCCAAGCCCCGTCCAGAAGGGTTTGCTGCTCTGATGCGGAACAAGAATTTCCTGAAGTTATGGGGCGGTCAAATCATCTCCCAACTGGCGGACAAAATTTTTCTCGTTCTCCTAATTACACTGGCAGTTTCCTACGATGCCAGCTATGAATTGCCAGGCTCTAAGGCCTCAGCCGTAATGATCGCCAATACGCTACCAGCGGTCTTTTTTGGTTCGACGGCGGGCACGTTTGTGGATCGCTACCCCAAGCGGGAGCTAATGAGTATTACCAATATGCTGCGGGGGCTACTGGTCTTTGCCCTGATCTTTATTCCGAAGCGGTTTACGCTACTGCTCCTGATTGCCTTTTCTGAGTCCATCCTCACCCAATTCTTTGCCCCGGCAGAACAGGCAGCGATTCCCCTGCTGGTGAAGGAGGAAAACCTGCTCTCGGCCAATGCCCTCTTTATTACAACAATGATGGGGTCACTGGTGGTGGGGTTTGCCATTGGCGAGCCATTGCTGAGTGGTGCTGTGGCCATCGGGGGGGGCTATGCCCGTGAAGTCGTTGTCGGTGCGCTGTATATCATGGCGGGGTTGGTTTTAGCCTCAATTCGCTATCGAGAAGCCGTTCATGAGCGCGATCGCCACCTGAATGTATGGCAGGACTTGCAGGAGGGGTTTCACTACGTGCGCAAAAATCGCCTCTTGGGGAATGCCATGCTCCAGTTGACAATCCTCTATTGTGTCTTTGCCGCCTTGACGGTGTTGGCAGTCGGTTTAGCCCAAGAAATTGGTCTCCGTCCTAATCAGTTTGGCTTTCTCTTGGCCGCCGCAGGGTTGGGGTTAATTTTAGGGGCAGGTATTCTGGGTCAATGGGGGGAGAAATTGCATCATCGACCCCTGCCTTTGATTGGCTTTTTGGTGATGGCAGCCGTCTTACTGGTCTTTGCTTTTGTGCATCACCTGTGGGTGGGTCTGGGTCTGAGTATTTTGTTGGGAATGGGGGCGTCTTTGATTGGGATTCCCATGCAGACGCTGATTCAGATTCGAACCCCGGCAACCATGCGGGGTAAGGTCTTTGGCTTCCAAAATAACATTGTCAATATTGCCCTCAGTGTGCCCTTGGCGATCGCGGGGATTCTTTCAGATTTCTTAGGTCTCACGGTGGTGATGGTGGGGATGGGAGGCGTGGTGGCGATCGCGGGCATTTGGGCATGGCGCAACACACGAGCCGTTCTTGAGGATGTGATTTAG
- the clpB gene encoding ATP-dependent chaperone ClpB, with protein sequence MQPSNPNQFTEKAWAAIARTPDLAKQAQHQNLESEHLMKSLLEQEGLATQIFQKAGCSVQRIRDLTDEFIHRQPKISNPSGVYLGQSLDKLLDRAEEARKQFGDDFISIEHLVLAFAQDDRFGKKLFQDIGLTEKVLRETIQQIRGSQKVTDQNPEGKYAALEKYGRDLTLLARQGKLDPVIGRDDEIRRVIQILSRRTKNNPVLIGEPGVGKTAIAEGLAQRIVAGDVPDSLRDRQLIALDMGALIAGAKYRGEFEERLKAVLKEVTDSNGQIILFIDEIHTVVGAGATQGAMDAGNLLKPMLARGELRCIGATTLDEYRKYIEKDAALERRFQQVYVDQPSVEDTISILRGLKERYEIHHGVKISDTALVAAATLSTRYISDRFLPDKAIDLVDEAAAKLKMEITSKPEELDEIDRKILQLEMERLSLQKETSAASRDRLEKLEKELADLKEEQSRLNAQWQAEKEVIDRLQAIKEDIERVNIEIQQAERNYDLNRAAELKYGKLTELHKKLAEAEAKLREIQVGGRSLLRDEVTEADIAEIISKWTGIPVSKLVESEAQKLLHLEEELHKRVVGQDEAVTAVAEAIQRSRAGLADPNRPIASFIFLGPTGVGKTELAKALAAFMFDTEEAMVRIDMSEYMEKHAVSRLIGAPPGYVGYDEGGQLTEAIRRRPYAVVLFDEIEKAHPDVFNVFLQILDDGRVTDSQGRTVDFKNTIIIMTSNIGSQYILDVAGDDSRYTEMYNRVMEAMRAHFRPEFLNRVDEFIIFHSLRKDQLRQIVQLQVQRLQQRLSDRHMTLSLTEKAIDFLAEVGYDPVYGARPLKRAIQKQLETPIAKAILRGEFFDGDTILVDVGDNERLSFRRQAELATV encoded by the coding sequence ATGCAACCATCCAATCCAAATCAATTTACGGAAAAAGCATGGGCAGCGATCGCCCGCACACCGGATTTGGCCAAGCAGGCGCAGCATCAGAATCTTGAAAGTGAACACTTAATGAAATCACTGCTAGAACAAGAGGGTCTGGCCACACAAATTTTCCAAAAAGCTGGCTGTTCAGTGCAGCGCATCCGCGATCTCACCGATGAGTTTATTCACCGTCAGCCGAAAATCAGTAATCCCAGTGGGGTTTATCTCGGACAGAGCCTTGACAAGCTCCTTGATCGCGCCGAAGAGGCCCGCAAACAGTTTGGCGATGACTTTATCTCGATTGAGCACTTGGTGTTGGCCTTTGCCCAGGACGATCGCTTTGGTAAAAAACTCTTTCAGGACATTGGCCTTACAGAAAAAGTGCTGCGGGAAACGATTCAGCAAATTCGCGGCTCCCAAAAAGTCACCGATCAAAACCCAGAGGGTAAATATGCCGCTCTGGAAAAATATGGCCGCGATCTGACGCTGTTGGCGCGGCAAGGGAAACTGGATCCCGTCATTGGCCGCGATGATGAGATTCGCCGCGTGATTCAGATTCTCTCCCGCCGTACCAAAAATAACCCAGTGCTCATTGGTGAACCCGGCGTTGGTAAAACCGCTATTGCCGAAGGCTTGGCTCAGCGGATTGTGGCGGGGGACGTGCCTGATTCCCTGCGCGATCGCCAGTTGATTGCTCTGGACATGGGCGCCTTGATTGCCGGTGCCAAGTATCGCGGTGAGTTTGAGGAGCGCCTCAAAGCCGTTCTCAAGGAAGTGACAGACTCCAACGGCCAAATCATCCTCTTTATTGATGAAATCCACACCGTCGTTGGTGCCGGGGCCACCCAAGGGGCCATGGATGCCGGCAACCTGCTCAAACCCATGTTGGCGCGGGGGGAACTGCGCTGTATTGGTGCAACAACGCTCGATGAGTACCGCAAATACATTGAAAAGGATGCGGCCTTAGAACGGCGGTTCCAGCAGGTCTATGTGGATCAGCCCAGTGTCGAGGACACGATCTCGATTTTGCGCGGTCTCAAGGAACGCTATGAGATCCACCACGGTGTCAAAATTTCTGATACCGCCTTGGTGGCAGCGGCGACGCTCTCAACCCGCTACATTAGCGATCGCTTCTTGCCCGACAAAGCCATTGACCTTGTGGATGAAGCGGCAGCCAAATTAAAAATGGAAATCACCTCGAAACCCGAGGAACTGGATGAGATTGACCGCAAGATCCTGCAATTGGAGATGGAGCGGCTCTCCCTGCAAAAAGAAACCTCGGCAGCCTCGCGCGATCGCCTTGAGAAACTGGAAAAAGAGCTAGCCGACCTCAAGGAGGAGCAAAGCCGCCTCAATGCCCAGTGGCAAGCAGAGAAAGAAGTCATTGATCGTCTCCAAGCCATCAAGGAGGACATCGAAAGAGTCAACATCGAGATCCAGCAAGCGGAACGCAACTACGACCTCAACCGTGCCGCCGAACTCAAATACGGCAAGCTCACAGAACTCCACAAAAAACTGGCGGAAGCCGAAGCCAAGCTGCGGGAGATTCAAGTGGGGGGGCGATCGCTCCTGCGGGATGAAGTGACCGAGGCCGACATCGCCGAAATCATCTCCAAGTGGACGGGCATCCCCGTGAGCAAACTCGTCGAGTCAGAAGCCCAAAAATTGCTGCACCTTGAAGAAGAGTTGCACAAACGGGTGGTGGGTCAAGATGAGGCCGTCACCGCAGTAGCGGAGGCCATTCAGCGCTCCCGAGCTGGGCTAGCGGATCCCAATCGTCCCATTGCCAGCTTCATCTTCCTTGGTCCAACGGGTGTCGGTAAAACGGAATTGGCCAAAGCCTTGGCGGCCTTCATGTTTGACACCGAAGAGGCGATGGTGCGGATTGATATGTCCGAGTACATGGAGAAACATGCCGTATCGCGGTTAATTGGGGCGCCCCCCGGTTATGTGGGCTATGACGAAGGCGGTCAACTCACGGAAGCCATTCGCCGCCGTCCCTATGCCGTGGTTCTCTTTGATGAGATCGAGAAAGCCCATCCCGATGTCTTCAACGTGTTCTTGCAGATTCTCGATGATGGCCGCGTCACGGATTCCCAAGGGCGCACGGTGGACTTCAAGAACACAATCATTATCATGACCAGCAACATTGGTTCCCAGTACATTCTCGATGTTGCCGGCGATGACAGTCGCTACACAGAAATGTACAACCGCGTCATGGAGGCGATGCGTGCCCACTTCCGACCCGAATTCCTCAACCGTGTGGATGAATTTATCATCTTCCACAGCCTGCGCAAGGATCAATTGCGGCAAATTGTTCAATTGCAGGTGCAGCGGTTGCAGCAACGCCTGAGCGATCGCCACATGACCTTGTCCCTCACAGAGAAGGCGATCGACTTCTTGGCCGAAGTGGGTTACGACCCCGTCTATGGTGCCCGCCCGCTGAAACGCGCCATCCAAAAACAACTGGAAACCCCCATTGCCAAAGCTATCCTGCGGGGCGAATTCTTCGATGGCGATACGATTCTGGTGGATGTGGGCGACAACGAACGCCTCAGCTTCCGGCGTCAAGCCGAACTGGCAACCGTTTAG
- a CDS encoding glycosyltransferase family 4 protein → MNNLPKEKRINKPTIFLVDHSCDFTGALMSASNISYILKDKAQLVLVLPKYSNVQLCSRLDFAKLLYLPFPKLNRSLASLILYFPTLILSSLMLFYYMKINNSKTLLVNDFYIMQGALIRLFGFRGKIITWIRINPYNYGKVSNFWLWAVQKSSDKVVAVSNYIKQKLKPPLSLTAYILYECISPDFENRVCEESHRYYSVDLSDLYYTSFIFVFIGNYIPGKGQEIAVQALAKVIKKFPHVRLEFYGSDMGLKKNQDFHQSLKNLAESLGISQSILFGSFITNTHQVLRGKYAALNLSRSESFSMTVLEASACGLPVIATRCGGPEEIIEDGRTGILIPIDDVDACANAMIQLCSDPRLAQQMGRAAKANVFSKFSRDTFQNQLSKLLEI, encoded by the coding sequence ATGAATAATTTACCTAAAGAAAAAAGAATTAATAAGCCTACCATATTTCTTGTTGATCATTCTTGTGATTTTACTGGCGCTCTCATGAGCGCATCAAATATATCGTATATCTTAAAAGACAAAGCCCAACTCGTTTTAGTACTACCTAAGTACTCTAATGTTCAGCTTTGTTCAAGGCTGGACTTCGCTAAATTATTATACTTACCCTTTCCTAAACTAAATCGCTCTCTAGCTTCTTTAATCTTATATTTCCCTACCTTAATTCTCTCTTCCTTAATGCTATTTTATTATATGAAGATTAATAATTCTAAAACTCTTTTAGTAAATGATTTCTATATCATGCAAGGAGCACTTATACGTTTATTTGGATTTAGAGGAAAAATTATAACATGGATTAGAATCAACCCTTATAATTATGGAAAAGTTAGTAATTTTTGGTTATGGGCAGTGCAGAAATCTTCCGATAAAGTTGTCGCTGTCTCAAACTACATCAAGCAAAAACTAAAACCACCACTGTCGCTCACAGCTTATATTTTATACGAATGTATTAGTCCTGATTTTGAAAATCGAGTTTGTGAAGAATCTCATAGATATTATTCTGTAGATCTTTCTGATTTGTATTATACTAGTTTCATTTTTGTTTTTATAGGTAACTATATCCCCGGAAAAGGCCAAGAAATCGCAGTGCAAGCTCTAGCAAAAGTTATTAAAAAATTTCCTCATGTCAGACTAGAGTTCTATGGAAGTGATATGGGGCTGAAAAAGAACCAAGACTTTCATCAATCGTTAAAAAACTTAGCCGAATCTTTAGGTATCTCTCAGAGTATACTATTTGGCTCGTTTATCACTAATACTCACCAAGTGTTGCGCGGAAAATATGCTGCACTAAATCTATCTCGTTCTGAATCATTTTCAATGACAGTCTTGGAAGCTTCTGCTTGCGGATTACCAGTCATTGCAACTCGTTGTGGTGGTCCCGAGGAGATTATTGAGGATGGCCGCACAGGAATTTTAATACCAATCGATGATGTGGACGCTTGTGCAAATGCAATGATTCAGTTGTGTAGTGATCCTCGTCTAGCTCAACAAATGGGTAGAGCTGCTAAAGCGAATGTATTCTCGAAATTCTCCCGAGATACTTTCCAAAATCAACTATCTAAGCTACTTGAGATTTAG
- a CDS encoding class I SAM-dependent methyltransferase encodes MENSTDQLLFLKRVINRIVRPFGINPFPRSFENPIAHKVNSAKEVFDEIYRTNYWKSFETYSGVGSEIKFVYPYIERLKKIINKYNLEKFFDAPCGDLNWINILIQDGTIKQYCGGDISEEVIKRNKEIYPHLTLDVFDITKDVFPKVDVWHCRDCFFHLPFSAIYDALENFLDSDIPFALITSHRSYLMHKNLDVGYGGFRFLDLEKEPFYLPKPIERIPDFRFAYDFPRYVCLWSKEQIAEFKR; translated from the coding sequence ATGGAAAATAGCACGGATCAGCTTCTTTTTCTAAAGCGAGTAATTAATCGGATTGTTCGTCCTTTTGGAATAAATCCCTTCCCACGATCTTTTGAAAATCCTATAGCCCATAAAGTCAACTCTGCAAAAGAAGTTTTTGATGAAATCTATCGCACTAATTACTGGAAATCATTCGAAACATATAGTGGTGTTGGTAGTGAAATTAAGTTTGTCTATCCCTATATTGAGAGATTGAAGAAAATAATCAATAAATACAACCTAGAAAAATTTTTTGATGCTCCATGTGGTGACTTAAATTGGATAAATATTTTGATTCAAGATGGAACTATTAAACAATATTGTGGTGGTGATATTTCCGAAGAAGTTATTAAAAGAAACAAAGAAATTTATCCGCATCTAACATTAGATGTCTTTGATATAACAAAAGATGTATTCCCAAAAGTAGACGTCTGGCACTGTCGTGATTGCTTTTTTCATTTACCTTTTTCCGCAATTTATGATGCTCTAGAAAATTTTCTTGATTCAGATATACCTTTTGCCTTAATTACGAGCCATCGCTCTTACTTGATGCATAAGAATCTAGATGTTGGGTATGGTGGATTTCGATTTCTAGATCTCGAAAAAGAACCTTTTTATTTACCGAAACCTATAGAAAGAATCCCTGATTTCCGATTTGCTTATGACTTTCCCCGCTATGTTTGTCTATGGTCAAAGGAGCAAATTGCAGAGTTCAAGAGATAA
- a CDS encoding alpha/beta fold hydrolase produces the protein MTFSLPPQTWHWQGYPILYRHQGTQGTPLLLIHGFGASSLHWRKNIPTLAAHHRVYAIDLLGFGGSAKPTPAVVPYTFETWATLVLDFCREVIGEPTVLIGNSIGCVVALQADVLQPPWVSQLILLNCSLRQLHDRKRQQLPWYRRWGTTLLQQLLGNRTLGTYFFRQIAQPRTVRRILHQAYANTAAVTDELVEILLTPAQDAGAADVFLAFVRYSQGPLPEDLLPQITCPTYFLWGAADPWEPIEEGQKLAEFPCVQEFVALPAVGHCPQDESPEQVNAYILKWLGKISVTG, from the coding sequence ATGACTTTCTCTCTCCCGCCTCAAACGTGGCATTGGCAAGGCTACCCGATTCTCTATCGCCATCAAGGGACTCAGGGCACCCCCCTACTGCTCATTCACGGCTTTGGTGCCTCCAGTTTGCATTGGCGCAAAAACATTCCTACTCTTGCAGCTCATCATCGAGTCTATGCCATTGACCTATTGGGCTTTGGCGGCTCGGCCAAACCCACTCCCGCAGTTGTTCCCTACACATTTGAGACTTGGGCAACGTTGGTCTTAGACTTTTGCCGTGAAGTCATTGGCGAGCCGACTGTTCTAATTGGCAACTCCATTGGCTGCGTGGTTGCTTTACAGGCTGACGTTTTGCAGCCCCCATGGGTGAGTCAACTCATTCTGCTCAACTGCTCTTTGCGCCAGCTTCACGATCGCAAGCGACAACAACTGCCTTGGTACCGCCGTTGGGGAACCACATTACTCCAGCAACTTTTGGGAAATCGCACCCTTGGCACCTACTTTTTCCGCCAAATTGCCCAACCGCGCACTGTGCGCCGCATTCTCCACCAAGCCTATGCCAATACCGCTGCCGTCACCGATGAACTGGTCGAGATATTACTCACCCCTGCCCAAGATGCGGGGGCGGCTGATGTGTTTTTGGCCTTTGTCCGCTACTCCCAAGGTCCTCTACCCGAAGACCTGCTACCGCAGATTACCTGCCCTACCTATTTCCTTTGGGGAGCTGCCGATCCTTGGGAACCCATTGAGGAAGGTCAGAAGCTAGCTGAGTTTCCCTGTGTGCAGGAGTTTGTTGCCTTGCCAGCGGTTGGCCATTGCCCCCAAGATGAATCACCTGAGCAGGTGAATGCCTATATTCTCAAGTGGCTGGGAAAAATTTCCGTCACAGGCTAG
- a CDS encoding response regulator — MMTQTPAGTTGPVIACIDDSHTVQRQVSLILETSGYEVWTFMNPTAALPFLIANPPHLILLDLNLPGVDGYEICRQLRRSPQLEGVPIVILNHRRNLAWLEEQLGNTKGAIAHYQDILRHDPQDQRSQARLTFLQGL, encoded by the coding sequence ATGATGACTCAAACGCCAGCGGGTACGACAGGCCCCGTCATTGCCTGTATTGATGACAGCCACACAGTGCAGCGGCAAGTTTCGCTCATTCTGGAAACCTCCGGCTATGAGGTGTGGACGTTTATGAACCCTACCGCAGCGTTACCCTTCCTCATTGCTAATCCTCCCCACCTGATTCTGTTGGATTTGAATTTGCCGGGTGTGGACGGTTACGAGATTTGCCGCCAACTGCGGCGATCGCCGCAACTGGAGGGTGTGCCCATTGTTATACTGAATCACCGTCGCAATCTGGCTTGGCTGGAGGAGCAATTAGGAAATACCAAGGGGGCGATCGCTCACTACCAAGACATCTTGCGTCACGATCCCCAAGATCAACGATCACAGGCACGCCTCACCTTTCTCCAAGGGCTGTAA
- a CDS encoding creatininase family protein — MPLLHLSTWPEVEAYLNTSKGMIIPIGSTEQHGPMGLIGTDALCAEAIAKGVGEATHALVAPTISVGMALHHTAFPGTISLRPSTLILVIRDYLVSLVRAGFQRFFFINGHGGNIATVKAAFAETYAVLADLQVPDADQVRCELANWFMCSSVMQLARELYGDREGSHATPSEVAVTQFLYPEAIKRVPLNPEVNTGHAIYGATDFRRRYPDGRMGADSSLASPEHGQQFYEQAVQELSDRYRQFLQAD; from the coding sequence ATGCCCCTACTGCATTTGAGTACTTGGCCAGAGGTCGAAGCCTATCTCAACACTTCCAAGGGGATGATTATTCCCATTGGCTCCACGGAGCAGCATGGCCCTATGGGTCTCATTGGTACCGATGCCCTCTGTGCGGAGGCGATCGCCAAAGGTGTAGGGGAAGCAACTCATGCCCTTGTTGCACCGACAATTTCCGTGGGCATGGCTTTACACCATACCGCCTTTCCCGGCACGATTAGTTTGCGCCCCAGTACATTGATCCTTGTCATCCGTGATTACTTGGTCAGTTTGGTACGCGCAGGCTTTCAGCGCTTCTTTTTCATTAATGGTCATGGCGGCAATATTGCCACGGTGAAAGCGGCCTTTGCTGAAACCTATGCAGTCTTAGCGGATCTCCAAGTGCCTGATGCCGATCAAGTACGCTGTGAGTTGGCCAACTGGTTTATGTGCAGTTCAGTAATGCAACTGGCGCGGGAATTGTATGGCGATCGCGAGGGTTCCCATGCTACCCCCAGTGAAGTCGCGGTGACTCAGTTTCTCTATCCAGAAGCCATTAAGCGCGTGCCCCTCAATCCCGAAGTCAATACTGGCCATGCCATCTACGGTGCCACCGATTTTCGCCGTCGCTATCCCGATGGTCGGATGGGGGCAGACTCCAGTTTGGCCAGCCCTGAGCATGGACAGCAATTTTATGAGCAGGCTGTTCAAGAGTTAAGCGATCGCTACCGTCAATTTCTGCAAGCCGACTGA
- a CDS encoding glycosyltransferase, giving the protein MIIPQLGYGGAESSFLRLAKFLSNYYQVTIGLMTLSYGNESYTNINLDIELPIIFLDNQEKLNLIFPSKLLRWWGMLQKLKNVKSSYDLTISFLSGTNLLNALSGSTSKTIISERGSKLYHTGITRWQKFLWLRVLDPFIYRRVDKIVAASVDYMQEIIQIGGKTITSKVISIEGGIDLDNLISQINSEPDEDIAKFCNQSTAIYCGRLDNGKGIDLLLPVFSNICKIYPDARFLIIGDGPLKKTIIERCEKIGLSITTSGDPRASVFLAGYRSNPIRHFRLGNVFLMPSLHEGLCNALIEALLTGIPILSSDYRWGARSILAKESDLKNLPKEPVKKTKTVAYGTLMPLPVTPQALDIWSSEILRYLEHPPMRRNIDECYLIASKFDIDRVGLQWVKLINSLIKHQN; this is encoded by the coding sequence ATGATTATTCCTCAACTAGGCTATGGTGGAGCAGAAAGCTCATTTCTCCGACTGGCGAAATTTCTGTCAAACTACTACCAAGTTACTATTGGGTTGATGACTCTTTCTTATGGTAATGAAAGCTACACAAATATTAATTTAGATATTGAATTGCCGATTATCTTTTTAGACAATCAAGAAAAATTAAATCTGATCTTTCCTAGTAAATTATTGCGTTGGTGGGGTATGCTTCAAAAGTTGAAGAATGTTAAATCTAGTTATGATTTAACAATTAGTTTTCTTTCAGGCACAAACCTACTAAATGCTTTATCAGGAAGTACATCTAAAACAATTATCTCTGAACGCGGTTCAAAATTATACCATACGGGAATCACTCGATGGCAAAAGTTTCTTTGGCTAAGAGTACTAGATCCTTTTATCTATAGGCGTGTTGATAAGATTGTTGCTGCCTCAGTTGACTACATGCAAGAAATTATTCAAATTGGTGGAAAAACAATTACTTCAAAAGTTATATCTATAGAGGGTGGCATAGATTTAGATAATTTGATATCTCAAATAAATTCAGAGCCAGATGAAGATATTGCTAAATTTTGCAACCAATCTACAGCTATCTACTGTGGACGTTTAGATAACGGAAAAGGCATTGATCTTTTGCTACCAGTCTTCTCTAATATATGTAAAATTTATCCAGATGCTCGATTTCTTATAATTGGTGACGGACCTCTTAAAAAGACTATAATTGAAAGATGTGAAAAAATCGGTTTGTCTATAACGACAAGTGGTGATCCTAGAGCAAGTGTGTTTTTGGCAGGATATCGATCAAATCCAATAAGACATTTTCGGTTAGGTAATGTATTCTTAATGCCTTCTCTGCATGAGGGTTTATGCAATGCACTGATTGAAGCACTGTTAACAGGAATCCCTATCCTTTCCTCAGATTACCGTTGGGGTGCTAGGTCAATTTTAGCGAAAGAATCGGATTTGAAAAACCTTCCTAAAGAACCAGTTAAAAAAACCAAAACTGTTGCATATGGTACACTAATGCCTCTTCCTGTAACACCTCAGGCTCTAGATATTTGGAGTAGTGAAATTCTTCGATATCTAGAACATCCTCCAATGAGACGAAATATAGATGAATGCTATTTAATCGCATCAAAATTTGATATAGATAGAGTAGGGCTACAGTGGGTCAAACTTATTAACTCCTTAATTAAACATCAAAATTAG